From a region of the Archocentrus centrarchus isolate MPI-CPG fArcCen1 chromosome 18, fArcCen1, whole genome shotgun sequence genome:
- the LOC115797190 gene encoding toll-like receptor 13 → MLATGSWSLLLIALLTCLCCYNLSLAFTLKNCRILYTENANTMSVECAGRDLIAIPDDIPRNATSLNFTSNKVSNITGKDLRGLSKLKVVHAQNNLISHIDDGAFADLVELQKLILDKNNLSKVTENMFQGLYKLVDLSLNNNQISSISPVAFRSLVSLGKVSLSSNFLHQIADIAPILTLPHLEYLSIGRNAFTSFQSSDLPLNSSNLLRLDLMWCQLKKFNITKDIFPQLNLLDLRRCNTSIEWNVANKTFMRSLTSLYLDGNHVTFKAYSAMLQTTDSLKMLKLYFMDKSIKHGIIDIACQIPSLRILDVGNSKIPTIKDTLLKSCSQLTQLRLPYNKMVKMSDRALLSMTQLKNLDLQKNVLSKVPIALRGLSTLEVLDLSFNIISELNSCDFNHLTRLTHLNLTHNRISQITQPVFQKLSQLEVLTLETNEIFSFYNTFMGKFSKLKRLYLNNNSFKTLQKGDFRSMDSLDHLELTSDSSYIDHSGIFEGLKNLYTLKVSCKGYVKEYFRGLSNLNTLIFHITTSQNIQHHALPFSYLTKLKKLDIIDHREHHEAIPPDVLNGLTSLEQLMMQNFFVGSLHPDTFKYTPQLKVLKIVHSGISNLTSEVFWPVPNLTMLDLSNNKLMSLDFLADAKLPVLRWLKLSNNALQLIKENVLNSLPALTYLDLASNRLTCECSSSDFNKWIQSDNHTQVVNAHQYTCAYPVSQQGKRFLDFDVNSCRIDASFLCFISSFCLTVLTLLTSFIYHFLRWHLTYAYYLFLAFLYDNKRKKGSPHSYDAFVSYNVHDEAWVYGELLPVLEGQQGWRLCLHHRDFEPGKPIIENITDAIYNSRKTICVISQHYLQSEWCSREIQMASYRLFNEHKDVLVMVFLEDIPARHLTPYYQIRSLVKKRTYLSWPQAAQHAGVFWQKIQQALKRAENPTDHRQLHTGHPIVTQ, encoded by the exons ATGCTAGCTACAGGAAGTTGGTCTCTGCTGCTCATCGCACTTCTAACTTGCTTGTGTTGCTATAACCTCTCACTTGCTTTTACACTGAAAAACTGCAGGATTCTCTATACTGAAAACGCAAATACTATGTCAGTTGAGTGTGCAGGGCGGGATCTCATTGCTATTCCAGATGACATTCCCAGAAATGCAACATCACTGAATTTTACCTcaaataaagtttcaaataTTACTGGGAAAGATTTAAGGGGTTTATCTAAGCTTAAAGTTGTACACGCTCAAAATAACTTGATTTCACACATCGACGATGGAGCGTTTGCAGACTTGGTAGAGCTACAAAAGCTCATCTTGGATAAAAATAACCTCTCTAAagtgacagaaaacatgtttcAAGGTCTTTACAAATTAGTGGATCTATCTCTGAATAACAACCAGATCTCATCCATCTCACCGGTGGCCTTTCGGTCCCTGGTCAGCTTAGGCAAAGTGAGTCTAAGCTCCAATTTCCTGCATCAAATTGCAGATATTGCTCCAATATTAACACTTCCACATTTAGAGTATTTGTCCATTGGCCGCAATGCTTTTACCTCTTTTCAGTCATCTGACCTGCCATTAAATAGCTCAAACCTCCTGCGACTGGATCTCATGTGGTGTCAGCTCAAAAAGTTCAACATTACAAAAGACATATTTCCTCAGCTGAACTTACTGGACCTGAGGAGATGTAATACTAGCATTGAATGGAATGTAGCAAACAAGACATTTATGAGGAGTCTAACTTCACTCTACTTGGATGGAAATCATGTTACCTTTAAGGCGTACAGCGCAATGCTACAGACTACTGACTCACTTAAAATGCTTAAGCTGTACTTCATGGACAAATCGATAAAACATGGTATTATAGATATCGCCTGTCAGATTCCTTCTCTAAGAATTCTTGATGTAGGGAATAGCAAAATACCCACAATAAAGGATACCCTCCTAAAGTCTTGCTCCCAGCTCACTCAACTCAGACTGCCTTATAATAAGATGGTCAAAATGTCCGATCGTGCACTCCTATCAATGACACAGCTCAAGAACCTGGACCTGCAAAAGAACGTTCTAAGTAAAGTGCCAATTGCTCTCCGAGGACTCTCCACGCTGGAAGTCCTGGACCTGAGCTTCAACATCATCAGTGAGCTCAACAGCTGTGACTTCAACCATCTGACAAGACTCACGCACCTTAATCTCACCCACAACCGCATTTCCCAAATCACACAACCTGTTTTTCAAAAGCTGTCTCAATTGGAAGTCCTTACATTAGAAACAAatgagattttttctttttataacacCTTCATGGGAAAATTCTCAAAATTAAAACGTTTGTATTTGAACAACAACAGTTTTAAAACGCTCCAGAAAGGAGATTTCAGGAGCATGGATTCCCTCGATCATTTGGAATTGACATCAGACAGCAGTTACATCGACCATTCGGGAATATTTGAAGGACTCAAAAATCTCTACACTCTTAAAGTGTCATGTAAGGGTTATGTAAAAGAGTATTTCAGGGGTCTGTCTAACTTAAACACACTGATCTTCCATATTACCACAAGTCAGAACATACAACACCATGCACTTCCTTTCTCATATTTAACCAAATTGAAGAAGCTTGACATCATCGATCACAGGGAACATCATGAGGCTATTCCACCAGATGTACTAAATGGTCTGACATCTTTAGAGCAGTTAATGATGCAGAACTTTTTTGTGGGGTCTTTGCACCCAGACACATTTAAATACACCCCACAACTGAAAGTCCTGAAGATAGTTCATAGTGGGATTTCAAATTTAACTTCTGAAGTGTTCTGGCCAGTCCCAAACCTGACAATGCTTGACCTCTCCAACAATAAACTAATGTCTTTGGATTTCCTGGCTGATGCCAAACTGCCGGTGCTCAGATGGCTGAAACTCAGTAACAACGCATTGCAATTAATCAAAGAGAACGTCTTAAATTCCCTCCCTGCTTTGACATATCTGGACCTAGCTTCTAACCGTTTAACATGTGAATGCTCTAGTTCAGATTTTAACAAGTGGATTCAAAGTGATAACCACACACAGGTTGTGAATGCACACCAGTACACTTGTGCTTATCCTGTGAGCCAACAGGGGAAAAGATTCTTGGACTTTGATGTCAATTCCTGTCGGATAGATGCTAGTTTTCTCTGCTTCATTTCTAGCTTTTGTCTGACTGTGCTTACTCTCCTTACATCCTTCATCTACCACTTCCTGAGGTGGCACCTAACCTATGCCTACTACCTCTTCCTGGCCTTCCTCTATGATAATAAGAGGAAGAAAGGCAGTCCTCACAGCTACGATGCTTTTGTCTCCTACAATGTTCATGATGAAGCTTGGGTCTATGGAGAGTTGCTGCCAGTGCTGGAGGGCCAGCAGGGCTGGAGACTCTGTCTGCACCACAGAGACTTTGAACCAG GTAAGCCCATCATAGAAAATATTACAGATGCCATCTATAACAGCAGGAAGACCATCTGTGTGATCAGCCAACATTACCTGCAGAGCGAGTGGTGCTCCAGAGAGATCCAGATGGCCAG CTACCGTCTTTTCAATGAGCACAAGGATGTGTTGGTCATGGTGTTTCTGGAGGACATACCAGCCAGGCATCTGACTCCATACTACCAAATTAGGAGTCTGGTGAAGAAGCGCACATACCTGAGTTGGCCACAGGCTGCTCAGCATGCTGGTGTCTTCTGGCAGAAAATACAACAAGCTCTCAAGAGAGCAGAAAACCCCACTGATCACAGGCAGCTCCACACTGGACACCCCATTGTTACCCAGTGA